A genomic region of Arachis hypogaea cultivar Tifrunner chromosome 5, arahy.Tifrunner.gnm2.J5K5, whole genome shotgun sequence contains the following coding sequences:
- the LOC112803961 gene encoding probable cyclic nucleotide-gated ion channel 16 translates to MMMNPSDLQRFAVSNRFTRFPKSFSLRKKVPWWYKILDPRSRFIARWNRTFLYACIVALFLDPLYFYYPITGDKACMQTDWYLGVVVTFARTVADLFFLFHMVLKFRTAYVNPLTRVYGHKELVTDPHLIAKRYLKHDFIIDLLATLPLPQIVIWFVIPAVKGSTVAQGNHTISLIVLIQYVPRLFQIFPLQRRILKTSGLITKTALAGAVYNLCFYMLASHVLGASWYVSSIQRQFECWRITCRREMNRTHSPSCKPAYLDCNLLDDPARQAWFKRTSVLADCDALNDKNDFQFGMFSDAFTDHVSSSTFSQKYFYCLWWGLKNLTSYAQGLNTSTYVGETVFSSFICIAGSILFAHLIGNMQNYLQSSTARLEEWRLKQKDTEEWMNHRQLPPELQQRIRRFVQYKWLATRGVDEEAILRDLPIDLRRQIQRHLCLDIVRRVPFFGQMDDQLLDAICERLVASLNTKDTYIVREGDPVREMLFIIRGQLESSTTDGGRTGYYNSIILRPGDFCGEELLTWALMPTSNLSLPDSTRTVKTVTEVEAFALRAEDLKFVSNQFKRLHSKKLQHAFRYYSHQWRAWGAAFIQTAWRRYRKRKLTMELLQKENLYYTNIEQEDDEGEEQRVGGSSSSSGNRAQISTTVLASRFAANTRRGAAKKIAIPDSDSLKMPKMFKPTEPDFSNFQDEN, encoded by the exons atgatgatgaatccAAGCGACTTGCAGCGGTTTGCGGTGTCAAATCGATTCACAAGGTTCCCAAAATCGTTCTCCCTGCGGAAGAAGGTGCCATGGTGGTACAAAATACTTGACCCACGGTCAAGATTCATCGCAAGATGGAACCGGACCTTCCTTTATGCGTGCATTGTGGCACTGTTCCTTGACCCTCTCTACTTCTACTATCCCATAACGGGTGACAAGGCTTGCATGCAAACCGATTGGTACCTGGGCGTTGTCGTCACCTTCGCCAGAACCGTGGCCGATCTTTTCTTCCTCTTCCACATGGTCCTCAAATTCCGGACGGCCTACGTTAACCCTCTCACTCGTGTTTATGGCCACAAGGAGCTCGTCACGGATCCCCACCTCATTGCCAAAAGGTACCTCAAGCATGATTTCATCATCGATCTACTTGCTACCCTTCCTTTGCCTCAG ATTGTGATTTGGTTCGTGATTCCGGCAGTGAAAGGGTCAACTGTAGCACAAGGAAATCACACAATATCCCTGATTGTCCTCATTCAGTATGTTCCCCGATTGTTTCAGATTTTTCCTCTTCAACGTCGAATCTTAAAGACTAGTGGGCTTATAACCAAAACTGCATTGGCTGGGGCTGTGTACAATCTTTGTTTCTACATGTTGGCCAGCCAT GTTTTGGGAGCATCATGGTATGTGTCATCGATCCAAAGACAATTTGAGTGTTGGAGAATAACTTGTAGGAGGGAGATGAATAGAACACACTCTCCATCTTGCAAACCAGCGTATCTTGATTGCAATCTTTTGGATGATCCAGCAAGACAAGCATGGTTTAAGAGAACCAGTGTGCTTGCTGACTGTGATGCTCTCAATGACAAGAATGACTTTCAATTTGGAATGTTTTCTGATGCTTTCACCGACCATGTTTCTTCCTCCACCTTTTCTCAAAAGTATTTTTATTGCCTTTGGTGGGGCCTCAAAAATTTAAC ATCTTATGCTCAAGGTCTTAATACGAGCACTTACGTTGGTGAAACCGTATTTTCAAGTTTCATTTGCATCGCAGGTTCAATCCTCTTTGCGCATCTCATTGGTAATATGCAG aattatcTGCAATCTTCAACTGCAAGACTTGAAGAATGGAGACTGAAACAAAAGGATACAGAAGAGTGGATGAATCATAGGCAACTTCCACCGGAACTTCAACAACGCATTCGCAGGTTTGTTCAATATAAATGGCTTGCCACAAGAGgcgtagatgaagaagcaattttGCGTGATTTGCCTATTGATCTTCGACGCCAGATTCAAAGGCATCTTTGTCTTGACATTGTTCGTCGG GTTCCTTTCTTCGGTCAAATGGATGATCAACTCCTAGATGCCATATGTGAACGTCTTGTTGCATCCTTAAACACAAAAGACACATACATTGTAAGGGAAGGTGATCCAGTGAGAGAAATGCTCTTCATCATTAGAGGACAACTTGAGAGTTCAACCACTGATGGTGGGAGAACAGGGTACTACAACTCTATCATTCTTAGACCAGGTGATTTCTGTGGTGAAGAGTTGCTGACGTGGGCCTTGATGCCCACCTCAAACCTCAGCCTTCCAGACTCTACTAGAACTGTCAAGACTGTTACTGAAGTCGAAGCGTTTGCTCTCAGAGCTGAGGATCTAAAGTTTGTTTCGAATCAATTCAAGCGTCTACATAGCAAGAAACTCCAGCATGCTTTTAG GTACTATTCCCATCAATGGAGGGCTTGGGGGGCTGCCTTTATACAGACTGCTTGGAGACGCTATCGTAAGAGAAAACTGACAATGGAGTTGTTACAAAAAGAGAACTTGTACTACACCAATATCGAGCAAGAAGATGATGAAGGTGAAGAACAAAGGGTAGGAGGGAGTTCATCAAGTAGTGGAAACCGCGCACAGATTTCAACTACCGTTTTGGCATCTAGGTTTGCTGCAAACACAAGAAGAGGTGCCGCTAAGAAGATTGCAATACCTGATAGTGATAGTTTGAAGATGCCCAAAATGTTCAAGCCAACAGAACCTGATTTCTCAAATTTCCAAGATGAAAATTAA